In Nitrosospira briensis C-128, a genomic segment contains:
- the murG gene encoding undecaprenyldiphospho-muramoylpentapeptide beta-N-acetylglucosaminyltransferase, translating to MWSYGRFPITGPDLIHTILIMAGGTGGHVFPGLAVAEHMKTAGWRVVWLGTEGGMETTLAPRQGYRLETIRFSGLRGKNVRTWLMLPLRLLIAFWQSAKVILRVRPDVVLGMGGYPAFPGGMMASLLDKPLLIHEQNSIPGLANRILAKLADRVLLGFPDAIKKSKKVAFFGNPVRKEIGRLEAPEKRYAMRDGPMKLLVIGGSLGAQALNSVVPQALKRIPEKLRPLVTHQAGARHLDALRKNYVEAEVEGELVTFIDDMAARYADCDLVICRAGALTIAELSAAGVASILVPFPYAVDDHQTCNAKFLSDRNAAVLLPQDELTPQGLAELLMGFSRGKLMEMAMKARALANPDATRLVAEACMGMIKAQK from the coding sequence ATGTGGTCTTATGGGCGGTTTCCGATAACGGGACCTGACTTGATCCATACCATTCTCATTATGGCTGGCGGAACGGGAGGTCATGTGTTTCCGGGGTTGGCGGTCGCGGAGCATATGAAGACCGCGGGATGGCGTGTGGTGTGGCTGGGGACCGAAGGTGGAATGGAAACCACGCTGGCACCGCGGCAAGGGTACCGCCTGGAGACTATCCGTTTTTCGGGTCTTCGCGGGAAGAACGTCCGAACCTGGCTGATGTTACCGCTGCGCCTGTTGATCGCATTTTGGCAAAGCGCCAAAGTGATACTCCGGGTGCGTCCGGACGTAGTGTTGGGTATGGGCGGCTATCCGGCCTTTCCCGGTGGCATGATGGCCTCATTGCTGGACAAGCCGCTGCTGATACACGAACAGAATTCCATTCCCGGCCTTGCCAACAGAATATTGGCGAAACTTGCTGACAGAGTGCTGCTGGGTTTTCCGGATGCGATCAAAAAAAGCAAAAAAGTGGCATTTTTCGGTAATCCTGTTCGTAAAGAAATTGGCCGGCTGGAAGCGCCGGAAAAAAGATACGCCATGCGCGACGGGCCGATGAAGTTATTGGTAATTGGAGGCAGCCTGGGTGCGCAAGCGCTGAATAGTGTCGTGCCGCAGGCGTTGAAGCGGATTCCTGAAAAACTGCGCCCGCTGGTAACGCACCAGGCAGGCGCAAGGCATCTGGACGCGCTGAGAAAAAACTATGTTGAGGCGGAAGTGGAAGGCGAGTTGGTCACATTCATTGACGACATGGCGGCCCGCTACGCCGATTGCGACCTAGTGATCTGCCGTGCCGGGGCACTTACTATCGCTGAATTGAGCGCGGCGGGTGTTGCAAGCATTCTGGTGCCATTTCCTTATGCCGTGGACGATCATCAGACATGCAATGCGAAATTTCTGAGTGACAGGAATGCGGCGGTATTGTTGCCGCAAGATGAATTGACGCCGCAAGGCCTGGCCGAATTATTGATGGGGTTCAGCCGTGGAAAACTTATGGAAATGGCTATGAAAGCCCGTGCACTGGCGAACCCGGATGCAACCAGATTAGTGGCGGAAGCATGCATGGGGATGATAAAAGCACAAAAATGA
- the ftsW gene encoding putative lipid II flippase FtsW: MIYRSHIGSQEALPHFDQSLIWSGILLLGLGLVMVYSASISIAEAGRGTDGYPSYFLVRHGVYLVVGLLAGLIAFQVPMQMWQKYSFHLFLFGAALLLLVLIPGIGREVNGSRRWISLVVVNFQPSEFMKLFMVFYVANYTVRKAVYLGSFRKGFLPMLIVTLVVGALLLLEPDFGAFVVITSIMMAILFLGGINLKLFTGLIGFLMVALLALVWIEPYRMQRFFGFMDPWDDPYGKGYQLSHALIAFGRGEWLGVGLGGSVEKLFYLPEAHTDFLLAVIAEELGFIGVMTVVVLFAWLIIRAFIIGRQAAMRERHFPALVAQGIGVWLGVQAFINMGVNMGVLPTKGLTLPLMSFGGSSIVVSCITLAILLRVDWENRQLMKGYTV; the protein is encoded by the coding sequence ATGATCTATCGGAGCCATATCGGGAGCCAGGAAGCGCTACCCCACTTTGATCAGTCCTTGATCTGGTCGGGCATATTATTGCTGGGCCTGGGGCTGGTAATGGTTTATTCCGCCTCGATCTCGATCGCCGAGGCAGGGCGGGGCACCGATGGCTACCCCTCCTATTTCCTTGTTCGGCATGGTGTTTATCTGGTGGTGGGTCTACTGGCGGGTTTGATCGCATTTCAGGTGCCGATGCAGATGTGGCAGAAATATTCCTTCCACCTGTTTCTGTTTGGAGCAGCGTTGCTGCTGCTGGTGCTGATTCCCGGCATAGGCCGCGAAGTCAATGGCAGCCGGCGGTGGATATCGCTGGTGGTCGTGAATTTTCAACCGTCGGAGTTCATGAAGCTGTTCATGGTGTTTTATGTCGCCAACTATACCGTTCGCAAGGCGGTTTACCTCGGGAGTTTTCGTAAAGGTTTTCTGCCCATGCTGATCGTGACGCTCGTTGTAGGTGCGCTGCTGCTGCTCGAGCCCGATTTCGGCGCATTCGTCGTGATTACCTCCATCATGATGGCGATATTGTTCCTGGGAGGAATAAACCTGAAGCTGTTCACCGGGCTGATTGGTTTTCTGATGGTTGCCCTGTTGGCGCTAGTCTGGATCGAGCCTTATCGCATGCAGCGTTTCTTCGGATTCATGGACCCATGGGATGATCCCTACGGAAAAGGATATCAGTTGAGTCATGCCCTGATTGCGTTCGGGCGGGGCGAATGGCTGGGTGTCGGCCTGGGTGGCAGCGTCGAGAAGCTTTTTTATCTGCCTGAAGCGCACACCGATTTTTTGCTTGCGGTGATCGCGGAGGAACTTGGTTTTATCGGGGTCATGACGGTAGTGGTGCTGTTTGCGTGGCTGATAATACGCGCCTTCATTATCGGCCGCCAGGCAGCGATGAGAGAGCGACACTTCCCGGCTTTGGTGGCGCAAGGTATTGGCGTATGGCTGGGCGTGCAGGCATTCATCAATATGGGAGTGAACATGGGTGTGCTGCCGACCAAGGGATTAACGCTGCCGCTGATGAGCTTTGGCGGCAGCAGTATTGTCGTCAGTTGCATTACGCTGGCGATCCTGTTGCGGGTGGACTGGGAAAATCGGCAGTTGATGAAGGGTTATACAGTATGA